The Ruminococcus bovis genome includes a region encoding these proteins:
- the cas9 gene encoding type II CRISPR RNA-guided endonuclease Cas9 (Cas9, originally named Csn1, is the large, multifunctional signature protein of type II CRISPR/Cas systems. It is well known even to general audiences because its RNA-guided endonuclease activity has made it a popular tool for custom editing of eukaryotic genomes.): MSYGLGIDCGIASVGSGTVLLNEKEEPYKIDFMGVRTFDKAETGTGKSLAAERRTFRGSRRTHRRKTHRKDRIKKLICDTMNVDFKYIQSIYERKNLSDIYEIRYEALNRKLTKDEFIRLLIHLSQRRGFKSNRKIDAKNKNSDDGKMLKEIEKNKSIFTDNGYRTIGEMLFKNEKFIQRKRNKSDYSMTFLRVDYENEIKVIFNQQRKFNNQHATESFENEYLKIYLSQRNFDDGPDESSPYGGNLIGKMVKNCTFEPTLKAAPKASYSFEYSNLLTKVNSMKILYNGNRRPLTKEEREKVVNLAFKKNKITYSSIRTELGLSNEEFFNISYNSKDYTETEKKTKFSYLTAYYEFKKAYGSSYLEWSVEKKNTLATILTLHKNDSKIIEEMKEKNFLEDEINVALTIPSFTKFGNLSIAVLNKMIPYLEDGMLYNEAITALGYNFKDDDKCQQMYLPSNPKDAPELDEIRNPVVRRTVSQTIKVINSIIREKGESPTYINIELARELAKSYKERKNIESNQKSNREKNEKSFEELKKLGVVKPTAFDLVKYKLWKEQDGICVYSQKPLKIEKLFSEGYAEVDHIVPYSISFDDSYSNKVLVHTNENQNKGNRIPLNYLSGKERDEFIVWVKNSHLSFRKKQNLLKEKISEDDFDGFKNRNLKDTQYLSRFLLKFIKKYLKFAPSSTNRKETVIAVNGAITSYIRKRWGIEKIRANGDAHHATDAIVIACVTKSMIKRISEYSKYKETLYIKNNNETLDVDKITGEVKNYFPMPYKWFRTELDIRCSKNPERLLASNPIPTYARDEKVKPIFVSRMVNRKVTGPAHQDTLRRMVVENGQKYEVVKTDLNKLSLDNNNEIANYYNPDDDRLLYDALKNHLIKFKEMHKEENGKKKVEDAFTEPFYKPKSDGSKGPLVKSVKIIKKITSSVTLNNNTTIAKNGDMIRTDVFRTEDGYYLVPIYVADTVKNELPHKAIVQGGEWKAMNDEDFLFSLYRNDLIKIKSNSDVTFSLMNESSSLPKTESLREEFVYFKGTSINTASIRVVTHDNCYIKKSLGVKNLQSLEKYQVDVLGNVSKVKKEKRIGFR, from the coding sequence ATGAGTTATGGTTTAGGTATTGATTGTGGAATTGCTTCAGTAGGTAGTGGAACTGTTCTTTTGAACGAAAAAGAAGAACCTTACAAAATCGATTTTATGGGTGTAAGAACTTTTGATAAAGCTGAAACCGGTACCGGAAAATCATTAGCTGCTGAAAGAAGAACATTTAGAGGATCTAGGAGAACTCACCGAAGAAAGACTCACAGAAAAGATAGAATCAAAAAACTTATTTGTGATACTATGAATGTAGATTTTAAGTACATTCAATCTATCTATGAAAGAAAGAATTTATCAGATATTTATGAGATTAGATATGAAGCATTGAATAGAAAATTAACAAAAGATGAGTTTATTCGATTATTGATTCATTTATCACAGAGAAGAGGTTTTAAGTCTAACAGAAAGATTGATGCAAAAAATAAAAATTCTGATGATGGCAAGATGCTTAAAGAAATTGAAAAGAATAAGTCAATTTTTACAGATAACGGTTATCGTACGATAGGTGAAATGTTATTTAAAAATGAAAAGTTTATTCAAAGAAAAAGAAATAAATCAGACTATTCTATGACTTTCTTAAGAGTTGATTATGAAAATGAAATTAAAGTGATATTTAATCAACAGAGAAAATTCAATAATCAACATGCAACGGAATCCTTTGAAAACGAATATCTAAAAATCTATTTGTCACAAAGAAATTTTGATGACGGACCGGATGAAAGTAGCCCATACGGTGGAAATCTAATTGGAAAAATGGTGAAGAATTGTACATTTGAACCTACTTTAAAGGCAGCCCCAAAAGCATCATATTCGTTTGAGTATTCAAACTTGTTAACTAAGGTCAATAGTATGAAAATTTTATACAATGGAAATAGGAGACCGTTAACTAAGGAAGAAAGAGAAAAAGTTGTTAATTTAGCTTTTAAAAAGAATAAGATAACCTATTCTTCTATTAGAACAGAATTAGGTTTATCTAATGAAGAATTTTTCAACATTTCATATAATTCAAAAGATTATACTGAAACTGAAAAGAAAACAAAGTTTAGTTACTTAACTGCTTATTATGAATTTAAAAAAGCATATGGATCTTCATATTTAGAGTGGAGTGTTGAGAAGAAAAATACTTTAGCAACGATACTTACACTTCACAAAAACGACTCAAAAATTATCGAGGAAATGAAAGAAAAGAATTTCTTGGAAGATGAAATTAATGTTGCTCTTACAATACCATCATTTACAAAGTTTGGAAATCTTTCTATTGCTGTCTTAAATAAAATGATTCCATATCTTGAAGATGGAATGTTGTACAATGAAGCTATTACTGCATTGGGTTATAACTTTAAAGATGATGATAAGTGTCAGCAAATGTATTTACCATCAAATCCAAAAGATGCTCCAGAACTTGATGAAATAAGAAATCCTGTAGTTAGACGAACAGTTTCTCAAACTATAAAGGTTATTAATTCTATTATTAGAGAAAAGGGTGAAAGTCCAACATACATCAATATTGAACTAGCTAGGGAACTTGCAAAGAGTTATAAGGAAAGAAAAAATATTGAGAGTAATCAAAAATCAAATAGGGAGAAAAATGAGAAAAGTTTTGAAGAATTAAAAAAATTGGGAGTTGTTAAACCTACTGCTTTTGATTTAGTGAAATATAAATTGTGGAAAGAACAAGATGGAATATGTGTTTATTCACAAAAACCACTAAAAATAGAAAAACTATTTTCAGAAGGTTATGCTGAGGTGGATCATATTGTTCCTTATAGTATTTCTTTTGATGATTCTTATTCAAACAAAGTTCTTGTGCATACCAATGAAAATCAAAATAAAGGCAACAGAATACCTCTTAATTATTTGAGTGGTAAAGAAAGAGATGAGTTTATAGTTTGGGTGAAGAATTCTCATCTTAGCTTTAGAAAAAAGCAGAATCTTCTTAAAGAAAAAATTTCGGAAGACGATTTTGATGGATTTAAGAATAGAAATTTAAAGGATACACAATATCTTTCAAGATTTCTTTTGAAGTTTATTAAGAAATACCTTAAATTTGCACCAAGTTCTACTAACAGAAAGGAAACGGTAATAGCAGTGAATGGTGCAATAACTTCTTACATTCGTAAAAGATGGGGTATTGAAAAAATCCGTGCAAATGGTGATGCTCATCATGCTACGGATGCAATAGTTATTGCGTGCGTTACCAAGTCAATGATAAAGAGAATCTCAGAGTATTCTAAATATAAGGAAACTCTGTATATCAAGAACAACAATGAAACATTAGATGTTGATAAAATAACTGGTGAAGTGAAAAATTATTTTCCTATGCCATACAAGTGGTTTAGAACAGAGCTTGATATTAGATGTTCTAAAAATCCAGAGAGACTTTTAGCATCTAATCCTATACCTACTTATGCAAGAGACGAAAAGGTTAAACCAATCTTCGTATCAAGAATGGTTAATAGAAAAGTAACTGGACCGGCTCATCAAGATACATTAAGAAGAATGGTTGTAGAAAATGGTCAAAAATATGAAGTTGTTAAAACTGATTTGAATAAATTAAGTTTAGATAACAATAACGAAATTGCTAATTATTACAATCCTGATGATGATAGATTATTATATGATGCATTAAAGAATCATTTAATAAAATTTAAAGAAATGCATAAGGAAGAGAATGGCAAAAAGAAGGTAGAAGATGCTTTTACCGAACCTTTCTATAAGCCAAAAAGTGATGGTTCTAAGGGTCCACTTGTAAAGTCAGTGAAAATTATCAAGAAAATTACTTCATCAGTTACATTAAATAATAACACTACTATAGCTAAAAATGGTGATATGATAAGGACTGATGTGTTTCGTACGGAAGACGGATATTATTTAGTGCCAATTTATGTTGCTGATACAGTAAAAAATGAATTGCCTCATAAAGCGATAGTTCAAGGTGGAGAATGGAAAGCTATGAATGATGAAGACTTTTTATTTTCTCTGTACAGAAATGATTTAATTAAAATTAAGTCAAACAGTGATGTGACATTTTCATTAATGAATGAAAGTAGCAGTTTGCCTAAAACAGAATCCCTACGAGAGGAATTTGTGTATTTTAAAGGAACTAGTATTAATACAGCTTCTATAAGGGTTGTTACTCATGACAATTGTTACATCAAAAAAAGCTTAGGAGTGAAAAACCTTCAGTCTTTAGAAAAATACCAAGTTGATGTTTTGGGGAATGTTTCGAAAGTTAAAAAAGAAAAACGAATAGGTTTTAGATGA
- a CDS encoding helix-turn-helix domain-containing protein: MKKTKNLIEKSENKEDIVLTIPALLELQKQIEEISRNINNQVVNNLFFNIEDVMKMTGWSRKTVEELFRHPEFPSTDLGKKQLVLKTAFINFFSVKRKSSERNTWINNQ; this comes from the coding sequence ATGAAAAAAACTAAAAATTTAATTGAAAAGTCAGAAAATAAAGAAGATATTGTATTAACAATTCCTGCATTGTTAGAATTGCAAAAACAGATTGAAGAAATATCTCGTAACATTAATAATCAAGTAGTAAATAACTTGTTTTTCAATATTGAAGATGTTATGAAGATGACTGGCTGGTCTAGGAAAACAGTAGAGGAGTTGTTTCGACATCCTGAATTTCCTTCTACAGATTTAGGCAAAAAACAACTTGTACTAAAAACTGCTTTCATTAATTTCTTTTCAGTAAAGAGAAAAAGTAGTGAAAGAAATACTTGGATTAATAATCAATAA
- a CDS encoding leucine-rich repeat domain-containing protein — MENNIKKIKSFQYLDRYDIVSIDIPYGTEEIECCAFYNCPNLQHITIPDTVKIIGFSAFRFCTNLDNIVIPDSVTFIGHDAFDNTKWYRDNNDDFVISSNKYLIKYRGKSENAIIPKSVKYISPYAFDRCKHLKTIAIPNGIMVIESFAFIGCSNIKSIIIPNSVEKISEYAFINCKSLESVSISENVKYISKKAFAGCSENLTILAPKNSYGNKFAKENCIEYLEL; from the coding sequence ATGGAAAATAATATTAAAAAGATAAAGTCTTTTCAGTATCTTGACAGGTATGATATTGTCAGCATTGATATACCCTATGGAACAGAAGAAATAGAATGTTGTGCATTTTATAATTGCCCTAACCTTCAGCACATTACCATTCCTGATACTGTTAAAATAATAGGTTTTTCTGCTTTTAGATTTTGTACTAATCTTGATAATATAGTTATCCCTGACAGTGTTACTTTTATTGGTCATGATGCTTTTGATAATACAAAATGGTACAGAGACAACAATGATGACTTTGTTATTTCAAGCAATAAATATCTAATAAAATACAGAGGTAAAAGTGAAAATGCCATAATTCCTAAGTCAGTAAAATATATTAGTCCCTACGCCTTTGACAGATGTAAACACCTTAAAACCATTGCTATTCCTAATGGTATAATGGTAATTGAAAGTTTCGCATTTATAGGTTGTAGCAATATAAAATCTATCATTATCCCAAACAGTGTTGAAAAAATCAGTGAATACGCATTTATAAATTGCAAAAGCCTTGAAAGTGTTTCTATCTCTGAAAATGTTAAGTATATCAGTAAAAAAGCATTTGCCGGTTGCAGTGAAAATTTAACTATCCTTGCTCCTAAAAATTCCTATGGAAATAAATTTGCCAAAGAAAATTGTATTGAATATCTTGAACTATAA
- the cas2 gene encoding CRISPR-associated endonuclease Cas2, producing MNKFMRIIVFFDLPVKTKRQRTVATRFRNFLLKDGFFMVQFSVYARICNGVDDVEKHKSRIRDNTPENGSVRMLVITEKQYERMEILIGDLVNEEKQQVFEQLSIF from the coding sequence ATGAATAAATTTATGAGAATAATTGTATTTTTTGATTTACCTGTAAAAACAAAAAGACAGAGAACGGTTGCAACAAGATTTAGAAATTTTCTACTAAAAGATGGTTTTTTTATGGTGCAGTTTTCTGTGTATGCAAGAATTTGTAATGGCGTTGATGATGTTGAGAAACATAAATCAAGAATTAGAGATAATACTCCGGAAAATGGTTCTGTACGAATGTTAGTGATAACTGAAAAACAGTATGAAAGAATGGAAATTCTTATAGGTGATCTTGTAAATGAAGAAAAACAACAAGTATTTGAACAACTTTCTATTTTTTGA
- the cas1 gene encoding type II CRISPR-associated endonuclease Cas1, with protein MMGYRVIFLTNPARLYVKNQQLVIDNGDVFKVPLEDIECIAIDSMQISMNSYLLSRLSEYAITLYVTDKTHHPCGTFLPLLRHSKHLSVLKNQLEMTLPNKKKLWKQIVCQKIENQATVLKLCGIDEWKSIDVLKNMVKSGDPDNMEAVAASKYFKLLFGKNYTRTQDNFINPKLNYGYSILRSTISKYLIVYGYEPSLGIFHKSNLNSFNLSDDIIEPFRPIVDLYVKKFALKDEIDTHTKASLVNLLNCDLIIDNKLFACAKAIELTIKSLSSWYNDKNKSLLLPQIIDLEQHTYE; from the coding sequence ATGATGGGATATAGGGTAATTTTTCTTACAAATCCAGCAAGATTATATGTAAAAAATCAACAACTTGTAATAGATAATGGTGATGTTTTTAAAGTTCCATTAGAAGATATTGAATGCATTGCTATTGATTCTATGCAAATATCAATGAATTCATATTTGTTGTCAAGACTATCTGAATATGCTATTACTTTGTATGTAACTGACAAAACACATCACCCTTGTGGAACTTTTCTTCCGCTATTGAGACATTCAAAACATCTATCAGTGCTAAAAAATCAGTTAGAAATGACTTTACCTAATAAGAAAAAGCTATGGAAACAAATTGTTTGTCAAAAAATAGAAAATCAAGCAACTGTTTTAAAATTGTGCGGTATAGATGAGTGGAAAAGCATAGATGTTTTGAAAAATATGGTTAAGTCTGGTGATCCGGATAATATGGAGGCAGTAGCAGCTTCAAAATATTTTAAGTTATTGTTTGGTAAAAATTATACCCGAACTCAAGATAACTTTATAAACCCAAAACTTAACTATGGTTATTCTATTTTGAGAAGTACAATATCAAAGTATCTTATAGTATATGGATATGAACCTTCACTAGGTATTTTTCATAAGAGTAATCTAAATAGCTTTAATCTGTCAGATGATATCATTGAGCCATTTAGACCAATAGTAGATTTGTATGTAAAAAAATTTGCTTTGAAAGATGAAATAGATACACATACGAAGGCTTCTCTGGTGAATCTATTAAATTGTGATTTAATAATAGACAATAAATTGTTTGCTTGTGCAAAAGCTATTGAACTAACAATAAAAAGTTTATCTAGTTGGTATAATGATAAGAATAAATCTTTATTATTGCCACAGATTATTGATTTGGAACAACATACATATGAATAA
- a CDS encoding GmrSD restriction endonuclease domain-containing protein, translating into MDYQEIMRDIASGLTGENEKDIQYLMEQMEKYKDHELGKEIIRACGRLISGMLPEEKVNELANAFEKDNAEIENELDDLFSTLQSGDYNLALGKVEKLVEKAEELISAGMYQNDSVSDYFCFINPMQELLYGYRHRDSKKDIRLSNFPFATIYFFYGNILFELGRYTEANVALEKAKRWNPMDADIAFEYAETYKAMGDIETFLDYTIEIFNFAYKSEDLARCYRNLGYYFIEKKMWQEAIACEDYSLNFDSNTDAAYGELFYIEQTTHLEIKPAPIETMKKFSRKYGFPLEPNEDVVGLAIAYGENSAENGNDEFAKYFLNIAYDLTHFDEVKQLLDELERKDIESKTETLADVLCSSKNFIIPAYQRPYEWGEKEINELTNTIYAKFCDYLENEENVQFLMFGILQFGKIENHSLSIIDGHQRITTFYILKSILAERLGEENNLPKVMNQINNADIVKAINDKSTNYGKNKELLDKFVSGIEKKNLESFQDFINKKILFVSIFVSETASISTLLEIFDSINTTGLKLDVKDIFKIKFCDYICKNSSDKNSTLKKINDAYQQVNSLEENYSVNENVLLDTFRFYLISKTNKSGDCLRMSNNKFFFDEKGFFNSPLPDELVNVDLLKVFEDISACILETQNYLMNTRDKNSGNLINGCSRELLGISGYGNLKNMYFYLVFIQCINGKKIDNTVIDNTVIDNAEQLTKLLWQYCSLYSASYSRIVYRVFTNIKEIYFSENNNPYNNIEEVKDDLIKTLEKENFDFVGFKNVLDKSVFDNRTKNLFLSLSYIDDCKSTNETIYNVKNTIFYSSNQEPKKALDIEHILSHSLYSDNEYVDSLGNLMFLERTINRQLGAKTKNLNEVNKQKDIETKLEFYKKSTLQSVENFLNNYDKSHNIENYIADRNIAKTEFLKNLYGEFYEVIDKKS; encoded by the coding sequence ATGGATTATCAAGAAATTATGAGAGATATTGCAAGTGGTTTAACCGGTGAAAATGAAAAAGATATACAGTACTTAATGGAACAAATGGAAAAGTACAAAGACCATGAACTTGGAAAAGAGATTATCAGGGCTTGTGGTAGGCTGATAAGTGGAATGTTGCCTGAAGAAAAGGTCAATGAATTAGCTAATGCTTTTGAAAAAGATAATGCAGAAATCGAAAATGAACTTGATGATTTGTTTTCTACTCTACAATCAGGTGATTATAATTTAGCACTTGGAAAAGTAGAAAAATTAGTGGAAAAGGCTGAAGAATTAATTTCTGCCGGTATGTATCAGAATGATTCAGTCAGCGATTATTTTTGTTTCATTAACCCTATGCAAGAATTACTTTATGGTTATAGACACAGAGATAGCAAGAAAGATATTAGACTATCTAATTTTCCGTTTGCTACAATATATTTCTTCTATGGAAATATATTGTTTGAACTGGGTCGTTATACAGAAGCAAATGTTGCCCTTGAAAAAGCAAAAAGATGGAATCCTATGGATGCCGATATTGCCTTTGAATATGCAGAAACATACAAGGCTATGGGTGATATTGAAACATTCTTGGATTACACAATTGAAATTTTCAATTTTGCTTATAAATCTGAGGATTTAGCCCGTTGTTATAGAAATCTTGGTTATTACTTTATAGAAAAGAAAATGTGGCAAGAGGCTATTGCTTGTGAAGATTATAGTTTGAATTTTGATTCTAATACTGATGCAGCTTATGGTGAGTTGTTTTATATTGAACAAACCACACATTTGGAAATAAAACCTGCACCTATTGAAACAATGAAGAAGTTTAGTAGGAAATATGGCTTTCCATTAGAGCCTAATGAGGATGTTGTAGGATTAGCTATAGCTTATGGCGAGAATAGTGCAGAAAATGGCAATGATGAATTTGCAAAATATTTTCTTAATATTGCCTATGACTTAACCCACTTTGATGAAGTGAAACAACTACTTGATGAATTAGAAAGGAAAGATATAGAAAGTAAAACAGAAACTTTAGCAGATGTTTTATGTAGTTCAAAAAATTTTATAATCCCGGCATATCAAAGACCTTATGAATGGGGAGAGAAAGAAATTAATGAACTTACTAATACTATTTATGCAAAGTTTTGTGATTATTTAGAGAATGAAGAAAATGTTCAATTCTTAATGTTTGGTATTTTACAATTTGGAAAAATTGAAAATCATTCTCTTAGCATTATTGATGGTCACCAAAGAATAACTACCTTTTACATATTGAAAAGTATATTAGCAGAAAGGTTAGGTGAAGAGAATAATTTGCCTAAGGTGATGAATCAAATCAATAATGCTGATATAGTTAAAGCTATCAATGATAAATCTACAAATTATGGGAAAAATAAAGAACTTTTAGATAAGTTTGTGTCCGGTATTGAAAAGAAAAATTTAGAGAGTTTTCAAGATTTTATAAATAAAAAAATTCTCTTTGTTTCAATTTTTGTAAGTGAAACTGCATCTATTTCTACATTATTAGAAATTTTCGATTCTATCAACACAACAGGTCTAAAGCTAGATGTTAAGGATATTTTCAAGATAAAATTTTGTGATTATATTTGCAAAAATAGCAGTGATAAAAATAGTACCCTAAAAAAGATTAATGATGCTTATCAACAAGTTAATTCTTTGGAAGAAAATTATTCTGTTAATGAAAATGTATTGCTTGATACATTTAGGTTTTATCTAATTTCAAAAACCAATAAAAGCGGTGATTGCCTTAGAATGAGCAACAATAAATTCTTTTTTGATGAAAAAGGATTTTTCAATTCACCATTACCTGATGAACTTGTTAATGTGGATTTGCTGAAAGTTTTTGAGGATATTTCTGCTTGTATTCTTGAAACACAAAATTATCTTATGAATACCAGAGATAAAAATAGTGGTAATTTAATTAATGGTTGTTCAAGAGAATTACTAGGAATAAGTGGTTATGGCAACTTAAAAAATATGTATTTTTATCTTGTATTTATTCAGTGTATAAATGGTAAAAAGATAGATAATACAGTAATTGATAATACAGTAATCGATAATGCAGAACAGTTGACAAAATTACTATGGCAATACTGTTCATTATACAGTGCCTCATATTCAAGAATTGTCTATCGTGTATTTACAAATATTAAGGAGATTTATTTTAGTGAAAACAATAACCCTTATAACAATATTGAAGAAGTAAAAGATGATTTGATTAAAACTTTAGAAAAAGAAAATTTTGATTTTGTCGGTTTTAAGAATGTACTTGATAAATCGGTATTTGATAATCGTACAAAAAATCTGTTTCTTTCACTTAGTTACATTGATGATTGTAAAAGTACTAACGAAACTATTTATAATGTGAAAAATACAATTTTCTATTCTTCAAATCAAGAACCTAAAAAAGCACTTGATATTGAACATATACTTTCACATTCATTGTATAGTGATAATGAGTATGTGGATAGTTTAGGAAACTTAATGTTCCTTGAAAGAACTATAAATAGACAATTAGGTGCTAAAACTAAAAATTTAAATGAGGTCAATAAACAGAAAGATATAGAAACTAAATTAGAATTTTATAAGAAAAGCACCTTGCAATCTGTTGAGAATTTTCTTAACAATTATGATAAAAGCCATAACATAGAAAATTACATAGCAGATAGAAATATCGCTAAAACAGAATTCCTAAAAAATCTATATGGTGAATTCTATGAAGTAATAGATAAAAAGTCGTAA
- a CDS encoding helix-turn-helix transcriptional regulator — MQNYQKDSEYKPKKLLILNILEILRKYTDENHRLGQKEIIDILKKEYNMSVDRKAIKRNIMDLIDAGYDIEYTETVRMTPNKKTGEMEESYVWSDFYYANEFSNSELRMLIDSLVFSRHIPYSQRKELVEKLEKLSSVYFKPSIKHIVTATDYNLDNKELFYTIDILDEAITAKKKVSFNYYEYGTDKKLHCRKTSDGTVREYKINPYQMVAKEGKYYLICNNDKYMDVSNYRVDRIANIKILDEDVKPFKSLRGANGQPLDLQKYMDEHVYMYASDTIKAKFRVSKALLSDVVDMFEKNLKFSDESSAYVTVTANVNEISMFQFAKNYSNDVVVLEPKSLIEKLKEDAKQTLKIYDDLK, encoded by the coding sequence ATGCAGAATTATCAGAAAGACTCAGAATACAAACCTAAGAAACTTCTTATTTTGAATATCCTAGAAATTCTAAGAAAATATACTGATGAAAACCATAGACTAGGTCAAAAAGAAATAATAGATATTCTCAAAAAAGAGTATAATATGTCAGTAGACAGAAAAGCTATTAAGCGTAATATTATGGATTTGATAGATGCCGGTTATGATATTGAATATACCGAAACAGTAAGAATGACACCTAACAAAAAGACAGGTGAAATGGAAGAAAGTTATGTTTGGTCTGATTTTTATTATGCAAATGAATTTTCTAACAGTGAATTAAGGATGCTGATTGATAGTCTGGTTTTTTCAAGACATATACCTTATTCTCAGAGAAAAGAGCTTGTTGAAAAGTTAGAGAAACTTTCCAGTGTGTATTTTAAGCCTAGCATAAAGCACATTGTAACCGCTACTGATTATAACCTTGATAACAAAGAACTTTTTTATACCATAGACATTCTTGATGAGGCGATTACTGCGAAAAAGAAAGTGTCTTTCAATTATTATGAATATGGTACAGACAAGAAACTTCATTGTAGAAAAACTTCTGACGGTACTGTTAGAGAATACAAAATCAACCCATATCAAATGGTTGCAAAAGAGGGAAAGTATTACCTAATCTGTAATAACGATAAGTACATGGATGTGTCAAATTATAGAGTAGACAGAATAGCAAATATAAAAATTCTTGATGAAGATGTAAAGCCATTTAAGAGCTTAAGAGGTGCTAACGGACAACCACTGGATTTGCAGAAATATATGGATGAGCATGTTTATATGTATGCCAGCGATACAATAAAAGCAAAGTTTAGGGTAAGTAAAGCATTGTTAAGTGATGTTGTTGATATGTTTGAAAAGAACTTGAAATTTTCTGATGAAAGTTCTGCTTATGTAACTGTAACTGCAAATGTAAATGAAATTTCTATGTTTCAGTTTGCTAAGAATTATTCAAATGATGTTGTGGTACTAGAACCAAAGTCTTTGATAGAAAAGTTAAAAGAAGATGCAAAACAAACCCTAAAAATTTATGATGATTTGAAATAA
- a CDS encoding tyrosine-type recombinase/integrase has protein sequence MANKPKRKGNGEGTIFYDKSRKRWRCQISYQKYSGEIARKSLSASTKTELIKKRNQLLKDIMEQKICETTDATMVDLLKEDAEYDHNMNRIQDSAYNRRLLTVRIIEKGSLAKIPITKIQTNQINDFLFSIKHYSNSVIDKVYSSMSKAYNLAIHKRLMGYNLMDSPFIRKPKSDKPTKKVVAFTVEEENDFLNYLKDMKINKNAIDYRPMFYIELFAGLRMGEICALTAKDIDLRNRLIHVRNTVTRGINYAIKVGDRTKTQKGYRDVPIQDCLVPILKEVLANYKENDNGLLFYNFKSNRPISTSQVNSSFTRICKKLNIEISGGQHLLRHTFATRVIESGISAEVLKNWMGHTDISVTINTYCDVFDRLNNPAMEQFNTYCQQNLSI, from the coding sequence ATGGCAAATAAACCTAAGAGAAAAGGTAACGGCGAAGGCACAATTTTTTATGATAAAAGTCGTAAGAGATGGAGATGCCAAATAAGTTATCAAAAGTATAGTGGAGAAATAGCAAGAAAAAGTTTATCAGCATCAACTAAAACAGAACTTATTAAAAAGAGAAATCAATTATTAAAAGATATTATGGAGCAAAAAATTTGTGAAACTACAGATGCTACAATGGTTGATTTACTGAAAGAAGATGCAGAGTATGACCACAATATGAATAGAATACAAGATTCTGCTTATAACAGAAGACTGCTGACTGTTCGAATTATAGAAAAAGGAAGTCTAGCTAAAATTCCAATTACAAAGATACAAACAAATCAAATTAATGATTTTTTATTTTCGATAAAGCACTATTCTAATAGTGTAATTGATAAAGTGTATTCTTCAATGTCTAAAGCTTATAACCTTGCCATACATAAAAGATTAATGGGATATAACTTGATGGATAGTCCGTTTATTAGAAAGCCAAAGTCAGATAAACCAACTAAGAAAGTAGTAGCCTTTACTGTTGAAGAAGAAAATGATTTTCTTAATTATCTTAAAGATATGAAAATCAATAAAAATGCTATTGATTACAGACCTATGTTTTACATTGAACTTTTTGCCGGACTTAGAATGGGAGAAATTTGTGCTTTGACTGCTAAGGATATTGATTTGAGAAATAGACTTATACATGTTAGAAATACCGTTACAAGAGGTATAAATTATGCAATAAAAGTAGGGGACAGAACAAAAACTCAAAAAGGTTATCGTGATGTACCAATTCAAGATTGTTTAGTGCCTATACTAAAAGAAGTTTTGGCAAACTATAAAGAGAATGATAACGGACTACTGTTTTATAATTTTAAAAGCAATAGACCAATATCCACCTCACAAGTGAATAGTTCGTTTACCAGAATATGTAAGAAGCTAAATATAGAAATCAGTGGTGGTCAGCATCTTCTAAGACATACCTTTGCAACCAGAGTTATTGAGTCAGGAATATCAGCAGAAGTATTGAAAAACTGGATGGGACATACCGATATTTCTGTAACTATAAATACATATTGTGATGTTTTTGATAGATTAAATAACCCTGCAATGGAACAGTTTAACACCTATTGTCAGCAGAATTTAAGTATATAA